A genome region from Myripristis murdjan chromosome 16, fMyrMur1.1, whole genome shotgun sequence includes the following:
- the fzd1 gene encoding frizzled-1, which translates to MALVHFFTMDYSKVARASVTFLFVSLLVNRGILRVNGQYGGGDRGMSIPEHGFCQPISIPLCTDIAYNETIMPNLLGHTNQEDAGLEVHQFYPLVKVQCSPDLKFFLCSMYAPVCTVLEQALPPCRSLCERARQGCEALMNKFGFQWPDSLACESFPVHGAGELCVGQNMSDRGADSDGPTPYLTEPPPYDNPNVKGQFKCPTSLRVPPYLNYRFLGQENCGAPCEPKKSHGMMYFSEDELKFARIWIGIWSVLCCASTLFTVLTYLVDMKRFSYPERPIIFLSGCYTMVSIAYIAGFLLEDKVVCNDRFDNDIRTVVQGTKKEGCTILFMMLYFFSMASSIWWVILALTWFLAAGMKWGHEAIEANSQYFHLAAWAVPAIKTITILAVGQVDGDVLSGVCFVGINSVDALRGFVLAPLFVYLFIGTSFLLAGFVSLFRIRTIMKHDGTKTEKLEKLMVRIGIFSVLYTVPATIVIACYFYEQAFREQWERTWISQTCKTYAVPCPVQNHPNMSPDFTVFMIKYLMTLIVGITSGFWIWSGKTLNSWRRFYTRLANSKQGETTV; encoded by the coding sequence ATGGCTCTGGTTCATTTCTTCACCATGGATTACAGCAAAGTCGCTCGTGCGAGTGTGacgtttttatttgtttctctgcTTGTAAACCGAGGGATTTTACGTGTGAACGGACAATACGGCGGCGGTGACCGAGGAATGTCAATACCGGAACACGGATTTTGCCAACCGATTTCCATTCCCCTGTGTACGGACATCGCATACAACGAGACCATCATGCCCAACCTGCTCGGTCACACCAACCAGGAGGACGCGGGGCTGGAGGTGCACCAGTTCTACCCGCTAGTCAAAGTTCAGTGTTCTCCCGATTTAAAGTTTTTCTTGTGCTCCATGTACGCGCCGGTGTGCACGGTGCTGGAACAGGCGCTGCCGCCCTGCCGCTCTCTGTGTGAGCGAGCGCGGCAAGGCTGTGAGGCGCTCATGAACAAATTCGGCTTCCAGTGGCCCGACAGCCTTGCATGCGAGTCGTTCCCGGTACACGGCGCTGGGGAGTTATGCGTCGGTCAGAACATGTCGGACCGCGGCGCTGACTCGGACGGCCCGACGCCGTATCTCACTGAGCCTCCTCCTTATGATAACCCAAATGTGAAGGGCCAGTTCAAGTGCCCGACCTCGCTCCGAGTGCCGCCGTACCTCAACTACCGGTTCCTCGGGCAGGAAAACTGTGGCGCCCCTTGTGAGCCCAAAAAATCCCATGGAATGATGTACTTCAGCGAAGATGAGCTGAAATTCGCCAGGATATGGATTGGCATCTGGTCAGTGTTGTGCTGTGCGTCCACTTTGTTCACAGTGCTCACCTATCTGGTGGACATGAAGCGCTTCAGCTACCCAGAGCGGCCCATCATCTTCCTGTCCGGCTGCTACACCATGGTGTCCATTGCCTACATAGCTGGATTTCTACTGGAGGACAAGGTGGTTTGTAATGACAGGTTTGACAATGACATCAGGACTGTGGTGCAAGGCACCAAGAAGGAGGGCTGCACCATCCTCTTCATGATGCTGTATTTCTTTAGCATGGCCAGCTCTATCTGGTGGGTTATCCTGGCTCTCACCTGGTTCCTGGCAGCGGGGATGAAGTGGGGCCATGAGGCCATCGAGGCAAACTCTCAATACTTCCATCTGGCAGCGTGGGCCGTGCCCGCCATCAAGACCATCACCATCCTGGCTGTAGGGCAGGTGGATGGAGACGTGTTGAGTGGGGTTTGCTTTGTTGGCATCAACAGTGTGGACGCCCTGAGGGGCTTTGTCCTGGCACCCCTGTTTGTCTACCTGTTCATCGGCACCTCCTTCCTCCTGGCTGGCTTTGTGTCGCTGTTCCGCATCCGGACTATCATGAAGCACGATGGCACCAAAACGGAGAAGCTGGAGAAGCTGATGGTGCGGATAGGGATCTTCAGCGTTCTGTACACTGTGCCCGCCACCATCGTCATCGCCTGCTATTTCTATGAGCAGGCCTTTAGGGAGCAGTGGGAGAGGACTTGGATCAGCCAGACTTGCAAGACCTACGCCGTGCCCTGTCCCGTACAGAACCACCCCAACATGAGTCCCGACTTCACCGTGTTTATGATAAAGTACCTCATGACGCTTATTGTGGGTATCACCTCCGGCTTCTGGATCTGGTCTGGGAAGACGCTCAACTCCTGGAGGAGGTTTTACACGAGACTGGCCAACAGTAAACAGGGTGAGACCACCGTGTGA